The following are encoded in a window of Phaseolus vulgaris cultivar G19833 chromosome 3, P. vulgaris v2.0, whole genome shotgun sequence genomic DNA:
- the LOC137808318 gene encoding phosphoglycerate mutase-like protein 4, giving the protein MAEFSINNDSHSSPHPDYAEIVVVRHGETAWNATAKIQGHLDVELNENGREQAAVVGDRLSRESKTSVIYSSDLQRAFETAQIIASKCGGLEVVKDSDLRERHLGDLQGHVFQEIEKTNPIAYNAFISKNEDQEIPGGGESLVQLFDRSTSALLKIGLKHKGERVIVVTHGGFIRALYRWARPNGRPGKVLNTSVSVFHLYGEDKWTLKVWSDVSHLSKTGFLESGFGGDRNSG; this is encoded by the exons ATGGCCGAGTTTTCCATCAATAACGATTCACATTCCAG CCCCCATCCTGATTATGCGGAAATTGTTGTGGTGCGTCATGGCGAAACAGCTTGGAATGCTACCGCAAAAATCCAG GGACACCTGGATGTTGAATTAAATGAAAATGGAAGAGAGCAAGCAGCTGTG gTGGGTGATAGACTATCCAGGGAATCTAAGACCTCTGTCATATATTCCTCTGACTTGCAACGAGCTTTTGAAACAGCACAGATAATTGCATCCAAGTGTGGAGGACTAGAG GTTGTCAAGGATTCTGACCTACGGGAAAGACACCTAGGGGATCTTCAAGGCCATGTTTTTCAGGAAATAGAAAAAACTAATCCCATAGCTTACAATGCTTTTATTTCTAAGAACGAAGATCAAGAAATACCA GGTGGTGGAGAAAGTCTTGTTCAACTTTTTGATCGCAGCACATCTGCATTGCTTAAAATTGGCTTGAAGCATAAAG GGGAGCGAGTAATCGTTGTCACTCATGGAGGATTCATCAGAGCTCTTTACAGGTGGGCACGTCCAAATGGAAGGCCTGGGAAGGTACTCAATACAAGTGTTAGTGTTTTTCACCTGTATGGTGAGGACAAATGGACCTTAAAAGTGTGGAGCGATGTCAGTCATCTGAGCAAAACTGGATTTCTAGAGTCTGGTTTTGGAGGTGATAGAAATTCTGGTTAG
- the LOC137808319 gene encoding phosphoglycerate mutase-like protein 4 isoform X1, translating to MAVSSTSVSLPSCGGSYPDSDYAEIFVVRHGKTVWNSEGRVQGQVDIELNETGRKQAVAVANRLSSEPNISAIYSSDQQRAFETAQKIAVKCGGLKVVKDLDLRERHMGDLQGLIYRDLSKTNPIAYEALMSKDDRELPGGGESFTQVFERCKSALLRIGRKHKGERVVVVTHGACIETLYKWANAKGSYAGKIENASVAVFHLYGEDNWTLKMWGDVSHLNQNSASEGHTTSA from the exons ATGGCCGTGTCTTCCACCTCCGTTTCCCTTCCCAG TTGTGGTGGTAGCTATCCAGATTCAGATTACGCTGAGATTTTTGTGGTGCGTCACGGTAAAACAGTATGGAATTCTGAGGGAAGAGTTCAG GGACAGGTGGATATTGAATTGAATGAAACTGGTAGAAAACAAGCAGTTGCT GTGGCTAATAGACTATCCAGCGAACCAAACATCTCTGCTATATATTCTTCTGACCAGCAACGGGCTTTTGAAACAGCACAGAAAATTGCAGTCAAATGTGGAGGACTAAAG GTTGTGAAGGACTTGGACCTACGGGAAAGACACATGGGGGATCTTCAAGGCCTTATTTATCGTGACTTATCAAAGACAAATCCCATAGCTTATGAGGCTTTGATGTCAAAGGATGATCGAGAACTCCCG GGTGGTGGAGAAAGTTTTACTCAAGTGTTTGAACGCTGCAAGTCTGCATTGCTCAGAATTGGAAGAAAACATAAAG GGGAAAGAGTTGTGGTTGTGACTCATGGTGCATGCATCGAAACACTGTACAAGTGGGCCAATGCAAAGGGAAGCTATGCAGGGAAAATAGAGAATGCATCAGTGGCTGTTTTTCACTTGTACGGTGAGGATAATTGGACTTTAAAAATGTGGGGTGATGTTAGCCATCTCAACCAAAACTCTGCTTCTGAGGGTCACACAACTTCTGCTTAG
- the LOC137808319 gene encoding phosphoglycerate mutase-like protein 4 isoform X2, translating to MAVSSTSVSLPSYPDSDYAEIFVVRHGKTVWNSEGRVQGQVDIELNETGRKQAVAVANRLSSEPNISAIYSSDQQRAFETAQKIAVKCGGLKVVKDLDLRERHMGDLQGLIYRDLSKTNPIAYEALMSKDDRELPGGGESFTQVFERCKSALLRIGRKHKGERVVVVTHGACIETLYKWANAKGSYAGKIENASVAVFHLYGEDNWTLKMWGDVSHLNQNSASEGHTTSA from the exons ATGGCCGTGTCTTCCACCTCCGTTTCCCTTCCCAG CTATCCAGATTCAGATTACGCTGAGATTTTTGTGGTGCGTCACGGTAAAACAGTATGGAATTCTGAGGGAAGAGTTCAG GGACAGGTGGATATTGAATTGAATGAAACTGGTAGAAAACAAGCAGTTGCT GTGGCTAATAGACTATCCAGCGAACCAAACATCTCTGCTATATATTCTTCTGACCAGCAACGGGCTTTTGAAACAGCACAGAAAATTGCAGTCAAATGTGGAGGACTAAAG GTTGTGAAGGACTTGGACCTACGGGAAAGACACATGGGGGATCTTCAAGGCCTTATTTATCGTGACTTATCAAAGACAAATCCCATAGCTTATGAGGCTTTGATGTCAAAGGATGATCGAGAACTCCCG GGTGGTGGAGAAAGTTTTACTCAAGTGTTTGAACGCTGCAAGTCTGCATTGCTCAGAATTGGAAGAAAACATAAAG GGGAAAGAGTTGTGGTTGTGACTCATGGTGCATGCATCGAAACACTGTACAAGTGGGCCAATGCAAAGGGAAGCTATGCAGGGAAAATAGAGAATGCATCAGTGGCTGTTTTTCACTTGTACGGTGAGGATAATTGGACTTTAAAAATGTGGGGTGATGTTAGCCATCTCAACCAAAACTCTGCTTCTGAGGGTCACACAACTTCTGCTTAG
- the LOC137808321 gene encoding peptidyl-prolyl cis-trans isomerase CYP40-like, with translation MVNPKCFLDISIAGELEGRVVIELFHDLVPKTAENFRALCTGEKGIAPNTNVPLHYKGVCFHRVIKGFMIQGGDISAGDGTGGESIYGLKFEDENLDLKHERKGMLSMANAGPNTNGSQFFITTTRTPHLDGKHVVFGRVVKGMGVVRSAEHVVTGENDRPTQTVVIEDCGEIPEGQDDGVVNFFNDGDTYPDWPADLDVKPDELSWWTSAVDSIKALGNEQYKKQDYKMALRKYRKALRYLDVCWEKDDIDQENSASLRKTKSQIFTNSSACKLKIGDLQGALLDSDFAMHDGDNAKALFRKGQAYMLLNDLDSALESFKKALELEPNDGGIKKEYATARKKVADRRDREKQAYSKMFK, from the exons ATGGTAAACCCTAAATGTTTTTTGGACATTAGCATCGCCGGCGAGTTAGAGGGCAGAGTCGTCATCGAACTCTTCCACGACTTGGTTCCCAAAACTGCAGAGAATTTCAGGGCCCTTTGCACTGGGGAAAAGGGCATAGCACCCAACACCAATGTCCCCCTCCACTATAAG GGCGTATGTTTCCACCGTGTGATCAAAGGGTTCATGATCCAAGGTGGCGACATCTCTGCTGGCGACGGCACAGGAGGGGAATCCATATACGGCCTGAAGTTTGAGGACGAGAACTTGGACCTGAAGCACGAGAGGAAGGGGATGCTTTCCATGGCCAATGCAGGACCCAATACCAACGGTTCTCAGTTTTTCATCACCACCACACGCACCCCTCACTTGGACGGTAAACACGTGGTGTTCGGAAGAGTTGTTAAAGGAATGGGTGTTGTTCGCTCCGCCGAACACGTTGTTACTGGTGAGAACGACCGTCCAACTCAGACTGTTGTAATAGAGGATTGTGGGGAAATTCCCGAAGGGCAAGATGATGGAGTTGTTAACTTCTTTAATGATGGTGACACTTATCCTGATTGGCCTGCTGATCTTGATGTCAAACCTGATGAACTTTCTTGGTGGACGAGTGCTGTGGACTCTATCAAGGCTCTGGGGAATGAGCAGTACAAG AAGCAAGATTATAAGATGGCATTGAGAAAGTATCGCAAAGCGTTGCGCTATTTGGATGTGTGTTGGGAGAAGGACGACATTGACCAAG AGAACAGTGCTTCATTAAGGAAGACAAAATCTCAAATATTTACCAATAGTTCT GCTTGTAAATTGAAAATAGGAGATCTACAAGGAGCGCTACTGGATTCAGACTTTGCAATGCACGATGGAGATAATGCAAAAGCTCTGTTTCGAAAAGGCCAG GCATATATGTTACTCAATGACCTGGATTCAGCTCTTGAAAGCTTCAAGAAAGCATTAGAGTTGGAGCCTAATGATG GAGGGATTAAAAAGGAGTATGCCACTGCCAGGAAGAAG GTTGCTGATAGACGCGATAGAGAGAAACAGGCTTATTCTAAAATGTTCAAGTAG
- the LOC137805686 gene encoding protein WEAK CHLOROPLAST MOVEMENT UNDER BLUE LIGHT 1-like, which produces MIEHNAYPRLHQVKRGNIRVMYKEPEREGNNGIILENAKAELAKAKEELNRAKESSMQSWLDSEPLIDELEKQKANLADAQLRENASKTVNERPESQLETIHKSIKSKREDQLKTELMIQETNQTLDHMRNDMERLKLERNKEKQTLAKLRQTLHLRKQSVQTLQLTLRAVLLESDAVEESSAKVLQQIKLSENHRDVVQLTKENYYALKRRAKEKISHTNSRVSVYMEQKHAAEATHDFVLSRLNKIYSSRSWTMNKRKIMRQRYTKRNTKGQDTIIEEEVTTNALLKSSAQESLQMLLVDHIPLEDKSKEKQGK; this is translated from the exons ATGATTGAACATAATGCCTATCCAAGGCTTCATCAAGTCAAACGAGGGAACATCAGAGTCATGTATAAAGAACCAGAAAGGGAAGGGAACAACGGAATTATTCTGGAGAATGCAAAAGCAGAACTAGCCAAGGCAAAGGAAGAGCTCAATAGAGCTAAGGAGAGTTCCATGCAATCCTGGCTTGACTCGGAGCCTCTCATAGATGAACTTGAAAAGCAGAAAGCCAATCTTGCGGATGCTCAACTACGTGAAAATGCATCAAAAACTGTCAATGAGAGGCCGGAATCGCAGCTTGAGACCATCCACAAGAGCATCAAATCCAAAAGAGAGGATCAACTCAAGACAGAATTGATGATCCAAGAAACCAATCAAACTTTGGATCACATGCGTAACGACATGGAAAGGCTCAAACTTGAGAGAAACAAAGAAAAGCAAACACTAGCAAAACTGAGGCAAACCCTGCATCTAAGGAAGCAATCAGTTCAAACTTTGCAGCTCACTCTTCGAGCTGTACTGCTGGAGTCAGATGCTGTGGAAGAATCTTCTGCCAAAGTTCTTCAACAGATAAAGCTTTCAGAAAATCACAGAGACGTTGTCCAGCTTACAAAGGAAAACTACTATGCCCTAAAACGAAGAGCCAAAGAAAAGATTTCACACACAAATTCACGTGTTTCTGTTTACATGGAGCAGAAACATGCAGCTGAGGCTACCCACGATTTCGTGTTATCAAGATTGAACAAAATTTATTCCAGTAGATCATGGACTatgaacaaaagaaaaataatgagGCAACGGTACACAAAAAGGAATACAAAAGGCCAAGACACGATTATTGAAGAGGAAGTGACAACAAATGCTTTACTTAAATCCTCTGCTCAGGAATCACTAC AAATGTTGCTGGTTGACCATATACCATTGGAGGATAAAAGCAAAGAAAAACAGGGCAAGTGA